Proteins from a genomic interval of Papaver somniferum cultivar HN1 chromosome 4, ASM357369v1, whole genome shotgun sequence:
- the LOC113275148 gene encoding uncharacterized protein At4g22758-like isoform X3 produces MLEFLLKYEKDAKVIVNVTVEGSPGPVRAMVRLGASVEETIKLVVDRYGEEGRRPYLDKATAVADFELHHSHFSLESINKTLKIGDAGTRSFYLRTNSNSRSSSFTYNDGDRSADHTRLMLPYSHSAPEVVPSSSNNTIDVPPPFLLFSSLVARTFNKFGRRSIKLWKVFLGCFCCVES; encoded by the exons AAATATGAGAAGGACGCAAAGGTGATAGTCAATGTAACAGTTGAAGGTAGTCCTGGACCAGTCCGAGCTATGGTCCGATTGGGAGCTAGTGTTGAGGAAACGATTAAACTTGTTGTGGATCGATATGGCGAAGAGGGAAGGCGGCCTTACTTGGATAAGGCTACGGCAGTAGCTGATTTTGAATTACATCATTCCCACTTCAGTCTTGAAA GTATAAATAAGACGCTGAAGATAGGAGATGCTGGAACCAGAAGCTTTTATTTACGAACTAACAGCAATAGCCGTAGCAGTAGCTTTACTTACAACGATGGTGACAGATCAGCCGACCATACAAGACTCATGCTTCCGTATTCCCATTCTGCTCCGGAAGTTGTTCCTTCAAGTTCGAACAACACGATCGATGTTCCACCGccctttcttcttttctcttctcttgTAGCACGAACATTTAATAAGTTTGGAAGAAGGTCGATAAAGCTTTGGAAGGTCTTCCTCGGTT GTTTTTGTTGTGTTGAGAGTTAA
- the LOC113275147 gene encoding glutathione S-transferase 2-like codes for MDPNLQEISSSAPEKKLILYSCWGSSCSWRVRFALHLKELPYEYRAVDLKKGEQFSPDFDRLNPLHFVPVLVDGDLVIADSFAILMYLEEKYPQISLLPNDLKRKAINFQAVSIVSSSIQPLQMMRVVLTIEEKAGPGEGLSWAQQHIEKGFIALEQLLKDVSGKYAIGDEVHMADVFLAPQIGNAMNRFKVDMLKFPTLTKIYESCKVLPAFQASLPERQPDAAVSI; via the exons ATGGACCCAAATTTACAG gaaatatcatCATCTGCACCAGAAAAAAAACTCATCTTGTATTCCTGCTGGGGGAGTTCTTGCTCATGGCGGGTTAGATTCGCTCTACACTTAAAAG AGCTTCCTTATGAGTACAGAGCAGTTGATCTTAAGAAAGGAGAGCAATTTAGTCCAG ACTTTGATCGGTTAAATCCACTTCATTTCGTTCCGGTCTTGGTGGACGGCGATCTGGTGATTGCAGATTCATTTGCAATCTTAATG tatttggaagaaaaatatccccaaatttcacTCTTGCCAAATGATCTAAAGCGAAAGGCTATTAATTTTCAG GCAGTAAGTATTGTCAGCTCCAGTATTCAACCTCTGCAGATGATGCGAGTGGTG CTGACCATTGAGGAAAAAGCTGGTCCAGGAGAGGGACTATCATGGGCTCAGCAACATATAGAAAAAGGGTTTATAG CTCTAGAGCAGTTGTTGAAGGACGTCTCTGGCAAATACGCTATTGGAGATGAAGTACATATG GCTGATGTTTTTTTAGCTCCACAAATTGGTAATGCTATGAATAGGTTCAAAGTTGATATGTTGAAGTTTCCTACTCTGACTAAGATATACGAATCATGTAAAGTTCTACCAGCATTTCAAGCTTCTTTGCCGGAACGCCAACCTGATGCTGCTGTAAGTATCTAG